The Vibrio echinoideorum genome includes a region encoding these proteins:
- a CDS encoding DeoR/GlpR family DNA-binding transcription regulator — MELNHRQKQILATLKANQDVQIDHLAELFAVTTQTIRRDVNHLCEQGLARRVHGGVSLPTTLTNTSYRFRVGVESETKDSIAMAVANAIPEGSTVMMGIGTTVTRIAQYLLAKPALRVITNNLQVARILEANEQIEVYLAGGLFRREHQDMVGSSVVHFFSDFEADIGICGCGSVTDSHFAMEHEQIEADLSKSIIKNSRESWLVADASKWGRFAALKVASLEQFDRIYTNNTQLPSELSIQLVEDDAHT, encoded by the coding sequence ATGGAACTGAACCACCGCCAAAAACAAATACTCGCGACGCTTAAAGCGAATCAAGACGTACAGATCGACCATCTAGCCGAGCTATTTGCCGTAACCACTCAGACCATTCGTCGTGACGTCAACCACTTATGTGAACAAGGTTTAGCACGAAGAGTGCACGGAGGCGTGAGCTTACCGACAACGCTAACCAACACCAGTTATCGATTCCGTGTTGGTGTTGAATCAGAAACGAAAGACAGTATCGCCATGGCTGTTGCAAACGCTATACCTGAAGGTTCAACGGTAATGATGGGCATTGGCACTACCGTCACTCGTATCGCACAGTACTTATTAGCAAAGCCTGCATTACGAGTGATCACCAATAACCTGCAAGTCGCTCGAATCCTTGAAGCAAACGAGCAGATTGAAGTGTATTTAGCGGGTGGTTTATTTCGCAGAGAACATCAAGACATGGTGGGAAGTAGCGTGGTCCACTTCTTTTCCGATTTTGAAGCCGACATTGGTATTTGCGGTTGTGGCTCAGTAACAGACAGTCATTTTGCAATGGAACATGAGCAAATTGAAGCCGACCTTTCAAAATCTATTATCAAAAATAGCCGTGAAAGCTGGCTCGTAGCTGACGCAAGTAAATGGGGCCGTTTTGCTGCTCTGAAGGTAGCATCGTTGGAGCAATTTGATCGTATATACACCAACAACACCCAATTACCTTCTGAACTAAGCATACAGTTAGTCGAAGATGACGCTCATACTTAA
- a CDS encoding ETEC_3214 domain-containing protein — translation MSEEQKKDVPKEIQDELKELQDNQESLLEAQSKGNLARTIGLLSVVSIALGGFNDSFDAIEKMVDFSLSQMTDIPSHKKLEKVYIRSSAEVLDQTFGAPVYIKRSTGDDVIKYYKDDNFILSSITRDNAIVAYLVFPDEGFTPETLEHAGGSEFFNQPFNAIESVNEIRASFARTGNYYIEENNGGEFGYLYSSISGASEFIAPLTKNNRKLLSEVVDSLAMDTHVVKSVQSLRLNAKPNFYGYSTLGVGALEEAILSNTEYRLIHKS, via the coding sequence ATGTCTGAAGAACAAAAAAAAGATGTTCCAAAAGAAATTCAAGATGAGCTCAAAGAGCTCCAAGATAACCAAGAGTCGTTGTTAGAGGCTCAAAGTAAAGGGAACTTGGCGCGCACTATTGGTTTGTTGTCTGTAGTTTCAATTGCTTTGGGTGGGTTTAACGATAGTTTTGATGCAATCGAAAAGATGGTTGATTTTAGTCTTTCACAAATGACTGATATTCCGTCACACAAAAAGCTTGAAAAAGTGTACATCCGCTCATCAGCTGAAGTCTTAGATCAGACATTTGGTGCCCCCGTTTATATCAAGCGTTCAACTGGCGATGACGTTATAAAGTACTACAAAGACGATAACTTTATTCTTTCATCTATTACTAGAGATAATGCCATTGTTGCTTATCTTGTATTTCCAGATGAAGGCTTTACACCTGAAACATTAGAACATGCAGGTGGTTCGGAGTTTTTCAACCAACCTTTTAATGCCATTGAAAGTGTCAATGAAATTCGAGCGTCGTTCGCTAGAACCGGCAATTATTACATTGAAGAAAATAATGGCGGTGAGTTTGGCTACTTATATTCGTCAATCAGTGGTGCTAGTGAATTCATTGCACCTTTGACAAAAAACAATAGGAAATTGCTTTCTGAAGTTGTTGACTCGCTGGCTATGGATACACATGTCGTAAAGAGCGTACAGTCTTTACGTTTGAATGCGAAGCCTAATTTCTATGGTTATAGTACGTTAGGTGTAGGGGCTCTAGAAGAAGCTATTTTGTCTAACACTGAATATCGTTTAATTCATAAGAGTTAA
- a CDS encoding transglycosylase SLT domain-containing protein — protein sequence MYKTITKTGLAIAISAAVSFPTLAVSDSQKQQLNNAVVKASQSQEEKLKEFHTYVNAYLDEYEQWRDEYTNKLDERRTDLIKTWGEGEVSSQTKQVDYSQNDQVKTAVDYESNTATVSVLVDEDSSPEEIEALVRKIPVEVEGKTVDLANLKAEDHAVLYSLDKEQQEKNFVIEQTQSQMNELDVQAERLIQSDTGIPDSFIYQRAHSKKLALLTKAQERIAAQTKLYNEMRAKHGIAVGQSETLVAEKAKEVEKVESTPVQEAPKVAEKLVKVIPKTQVVKPKPTSDIVSVPNQSKKVVSYKVKLPENSLKSRASKYTPLAEKESKNWEIDAALIMAIMHSESAFRPDAKSHVPAFGLMQVVPTSAGHDVNKQVRNIDAPMKASDLYQPVINVETGTAYLDILNSKYLRKIENDQSRLYCMIAAYNTGAGNVARAFNKDRSTSIGKASKVINKMTPEEVYNQLVAKLPYDETKNYLKKVNSRIALYK from the coding sequence ATGTATAAAACGATCACCAAGACAGGGCTGGCTATTGCAATATCAGCAGCTGTTAGCTTTCCAACACTCGCAGTGTCAGATAGCCAAAAGCAACAACTTAATAATGCGGTTGTAAAAGCAAGCCAATCCCAAGAAGAAAAACTTAAAGAATTTCATACGTATGTAAATGCATACTTGGATGAGTATGAACAATGGCGTGACGAATATACCAATAAACTTGATGAGCGCCGTACAGACCTTATAAAAACTTGGGGTGAAGGAGAGGTATCTTCTCAAACAAAGCAGGTCGATTATTCACAAAACGACCAAGTAAAGACTGCAGTGGATTATGAAAGTAATACCGCTACGGTTTCTGTTTTAGTTGATGAAGACAGTAGCCCTGAAGAGATAGAAGCGCTTGTAAGAAAAATCCCTGTTGAAGTTGAGGGGAAAACGGTTGATCTAGCCAATCTGAAAGCGGAAGACCATGCGGTTTTGTATTCTTTAGATAAAGAGCAACAAGAAAAGAACTTTGTTATTGAACAAACGCAGAGTCAAATGAATGAACTTGATGTTCAAGCGGAGCGATTGATTCAATCTGATACCGGTATTCCTGACTCGTTCATCTACCAGCGAGCGCACAGTAAGAAATTAGCACTGCTCACTAAAGCACAAGAGCGTATTGCTGCCCAGACTAAGCTTTATAACGAAATGCGAGCCAAACATGGCATAGCGGTTGGTCAATCAGAGACGTTAGTAGCTGAAAAAGCAAAAGAAGTTGAAAAGGTAGAGTCAACGCCAGTACAAGAAGCTCCGAAAGTAGCTGAAAAACTGGTGAAGGTTATACCTAAAACTCAAGTTGTGAAGCCAAAACCAACTTCCGACATAGTATCTGTTCCTAATCAGTCAAAGAAGGTGGTTAGCTATAAAGTGAAGCTTCCTGAGAATAGCTTGAAATCTCGTGCGAGCAAATATACACCTCTCGCAGAGAAAGAAAGCAAGAACTGGGAAATAGATGCAGCATTGATTATGGCAATAATGCACTCTGAATCCGCTTTTCGCCCAGATGCTAAATCCCACGTCCCGGCGTTTGGTTTGATGCAAGTGGTACCAACCAGCGCGGGGCATGATGTAAATAAACAAGTTCGAAATATTGATGCGCCAATGAAGGCTTCAGATTTGTATCAACCCGTCATCAACGTTGAAACTGGCACTGCTTATTTAGACATCTTAAATAGTAAATATTTACGTAAGATCGAGAATGATCAAAGTCGTTTGTATTGCATGATTGCGGCTTACAATACCGGTGCGGGAAACGTTGCCCGTGCGTTTAACAAAGACCGCTCAACTAGCATTGGCAAAGCATCTAAAGTGATCAATAAGATGACTCCTGAAGAAGTGTACAACCAATTGGTCGCGAAGTTGCCATACGATGAAACAAAAAATTATTTGAAGAAAGTGAACAGCCGTATCGCACTATACAAATAA
- a CDS encoding TRAP transporter small permease, producing the protein MFLLKNIEEILASIAISITVLVVIINVVLRYGFGFVVPWSEELSVICFIWAVYLGISSCYKHKLHMGVDVVVAMLPEKAKIPFRLCVSFFLLALNILMAVLSYQYLMLSNKVTPVMGMSYFSINGVLLLCFSLMAIHTVRFIVNDVASLKRSFK; encoded by the coding sequence TTGTTTTTATTGAAAAATATTGAAGAAATCCTCGCCTCTATAGCTATTTCGATTACCGTTTTAGTGGTCATTATTAACGTTGTGTTGCGTTATGGGTTTGGATTTGTTGTCCCTTGGAGCGAAGAGCTATCGGTTATTTGCTTCATATGGGCTGTCTATTTAGGCATTAGTTCCTGCTATAAACACAAGCTCCACATGGGTGTTGATGTGGTGGTCGCCATGCTGCCAGAAAAAGCAAAAATCCCATTTAGGTTATGTGTTTCCTTCTTCCTACTGGCTCTGAACATTCTGATGGCTGTTCTGAGTTACCAATACTTGATGTTATCCAATAAGGTAACACCAGTGATGGGCATGTCATATTTTTCTATCAATGGCGTGTTGTTACTCTGCTTTTCATTGATGGCAATCCACACGGTTCGATTCATCGTCAACGATGTCGCTTCTCTAAAGCGCTCTTTTAAGTAG
- a CDS encoding LysR family transcriptional regulator, with protein MHHFNIRALEYLNALSKYGSLRKASKMMNVDPAAMSRMLTQLEAQAEMKVWERNNRQSLLTEAGNELLNYYRSIVRGEAAVMARLSKLKNLKGGNVSIAIGEGFITNLVSKPMQTFMARYPDINLSIEIAGALDAVKMLEDQQIDFAITYASAPHPKLHSHVERSHPLELIAPKGHFLTMKEAPVTLQDIKDVSVALIDNSTGMGRLVKHAEQMSHITLQPKLQTNSVTALTNFVSAGLGVTFMPKLTVLDEIKSGQIEVVATELKMLSKATVKVQSLKGRALTLQAETLLDFLLENATFLSHDAYNI; from the coding sequence ATGCATCATTTTAATATCCGTGCGCTTGAGTATTTAAACGCATTATCAAAATATGGATCATTGCGTAAGGCATCTAAAATGATGAACGTCGATCCTGCGGCAATGAGTAGAATGCTGACACAGTTGGAAGCTCAAGCTGAAATGAAAGTTTGGGAGCGTAATAATCGACAGTCACTTTTAACCGAAGCGGGTAACGAACTGCTGAACTACTATCGTTCAATCGTTCGTGGAGAGGCGGCGGTAATGGCGCGGCTGAGCAAGTTGAAAAATCTCAAAGGGGGTAATGTCAGTATTGCCATTGGTGAAGGATTTATTACCAACTTGGTTTCCAAGCCGATGCAAACTTTCATGGCTCGTTATCCAGATATCAATCTATCGATTGAGATAGCTGGAGCGTTAGACGCGGTCAAAATGCTTGAAGATCAACAGATAGATTTTGCAATCACCTATGCCTCTGCTCCACACCCTAAATTACATTCACATGTTGAGCGCAGCCATCCCCTAGAACTCATCGCTCCCAAAGGGCACTTTTTGACGATGAAAGAAGCACCAGTGACACTTCAAGACATTAAAGATGTTTCTGTTGCATTAATCGATAACTCGACAGGAATGGGGCGGTTAGTGAAACATGCAGAACAAATGTCCCATATTACCCTGCAACCAAAGCTCCAAACGAATTCTGTTACGGCACTAACTAACTTTGTGTCAGCAGGGTTGGGCGTCACGTTCATGCCAAAGCTTACCGTGCTTGATGAGATTAAGTCGGGGCAAATTGAAGTGGTTGCCACAGAGCTGAAAATGTTATCGAAAGCGACCGTTAAGGTTCAGTCTTTAAAAGGCCGTGCACTTACGCTTCAAGCCGAAACGCTGTTAGATTTCTTACTCGAGAATGCGACGTTCTTGAGTCATGATGCTTATAATATTTAG
- a CDS encoding HAD-IIB family hydrolase, producing MNSVTNDLDQNWKNIDWVLTDVDDTLTWQGQLPPETLVTLKALKDAGKKVVAVTGACAGWCDHIAQLWPVDAVLGENGAFIMEKQNGYLTLRSQTPLEDVRAEQQRLKAEVLDILNDYPDLSLTLDQSYRLCEVAIDIGQNRPRVDDVTIEEIVSKIHALGAHATASSIHINAWYGEHSKRATSTAFLKEKGLSDEEILQHACYVGDSMNDQFMFEALPFSVGVANIEQYWTKLSHHPVVVMQKPGGYGFAEFTDKLLALK from the coding sequence ATGAATTCGGTAACGAATGATTTAGACCAGAATTGGAAAAACATTGATTGGGTACTGACGGATGTCGACGATACCTTAACTTGGCAAGGTCAGTTGCCGCCAGAAACATTGGTGACATTGAAAGCGCTAAAAGATGCGGGGAAAAAAGTCGTGGCTGTAACGGGTGCGTGTGCTGGCTGGTGTGATCATATCGCGCAATTATGGCCAGTGGATGCGGTTCTCGGTGAGAACGGGGCTTTTATTATGGAAAAGCAGAATGGCTACCTCACGTTGCGATCTCAGACGCCTTTAGAAGACGTCAGAGCGGAACAGCAGCGCCTAAAGGCAGAGGTCTTAGACATTCTGAATGATTACCCAGATTTGTCTTTAACGCTCGACCAGTCTTATCGCCTATGTGAAGTTGCGATTGATATTGGCCAGAATCGCCCTCGAGTCGATGATGTCACTATTGAAGAAATCGTTTCTAAGATTCATGCGTTAGGCGCGCATGCGACAGCAAGCTCAATACACATTAATGCTTGGTATGGTGAGCACTCGAAAAGAGCTACTTCAACAGCCTTCTTGAAAGAGAAAGGGTTGTCGGATGAAGAGATACTCCAACATGCCTGTTATGTAGGCGATTCTATGAATGATCAGTTCATGTTTGAAGCACTGCCTTTCAGTGTTGGTGTAGCGAATATTGAACAATATTGGACGAAGTTATCGCATCACCCGGTTGTTGTGATGCAGAAACCGGGCGGATATGGTTTCGCTGAGTTCACTGATAAATTATTGGCGCTGAAATAG
- a CDS encoding TRAP transporter large permease, with the protein MESYLPILILFVLFLLNIPIAFSLIASAMVYFLFINDSIPVSLVMQRFISSTESFPLLAIPFFIMVGSVMNYAGISKSLLAFADSMIGHKTGGLAQVNVALSTLMGGISGSANADAAMQSKILAPEMTKRGYDLPFTAAVTAASSSISPVIPPGINLIIYALLANVSVHQMFIAGYVPAFLMALSLMVTIAFIARKRRYKPSRSEPASAKERVHYFLKAVPALLIPFGIILGMRFGLFTPTEAGAIAVLLCAIIGIFVYRQLGLRHIPLIMRETVQGTSSVMFIIIGAMVFGYYMTLEQIPHNVASALIELTDNKLLLLLLINVLLLVVGMFIEGGAAMIILTPLLLPAVLNLGVNPVHFGIIVIVNIMIGGVTPPFGSMMFTVCSILKVRMVDFVKEVVPLLLALLSVLMLLTFSESLVMFLPNLL; encoded by the coding sequence ATGGAAAGCTATCTTCCAATCCTGATTCTTTTTGTTCTATTTCTATTGAATATACCCATTGCGTTTTCATTGATTGCTTCGGCAATGGTGTACTTTCTGTTTATCAATGACTCGATTCCCGTCAGTTTAGTGATGCAACGCTTTATTAGTTCGACAGAGTCGTTTCCATTGTTGGCCATTCCCTTTTTTATCATGGTTGGCTCGGTGATGAACTATGCGGGGATCAGTAAAAGCTTATTGGCTTTTGCAGATTCAATGATTGGCCATAAAACGGGTGGGCTTGCTCAAGTTAATGTGGCGTTGAGTACGTTAATGGGTGGTATTTCTGGCTCTGCGAATGCCGATGCTGCGATGCAATCGAAGATTCTTGCGCCTGAAATGACCAAGCGTGGCTATGATCTGCCATTTACAGCGGCTGTGACGGCGGCGTCATCGAGTATTAGCCCTGTTATTCCACCGGGTATCAACTTAATTATTTACGCTCTGTTAGCGAATGTATCGGTTCACCAAATGTTCATCGCGGGTTATGTGCCAGCATTTTTGATGGCGTTATCGCTGATGGTGACTATTGCGTTCATCGCACGTAAGCGACGTTATAAGCCTTCTCGTTCTGAGCCCGCGTCTGCGAAAGAACGTGTTCATTACTTTCTAAAAGCAGTTCCAGCTTTGCTGATTCCTTTCGGCATTATTCTTGGAATGCGTTTTGGTTTGTTTACGCCGACAGAAGCGGGTGCAATAGCAGTATTGCTTTGTGCGATTATTGGCATTTTTGTTTATCGTCAGCTTGGCCTGCGACATATTCCGTTAATCATGCGTGAAACGGTACAGGGCACCAGTAGTGTGATGTTCATTATTATCGGAGCAATGGTCTTCGGTTACTACATGACCCTAGAGCAAATCCCGCACAATGTTGCGTCTGCTTTGATAGAACTTACTGATAACAAGTTACTCTTGTTGCTGTTGATTAACGTGTTGTTGCTCGTTGTAGGGATGTTCATCGAAGGTGGCGCAGCGATGATTATCTTAACGCCGTTGCTGCTTCCGGCTGTGCTTAACCTAGGGGTAAACCCGGTTCACTTCGGCATCATCGTGATCGTTAATATTATGATTGGTGGTGTAACGCCACCGTTCGGTTCGATGATGTTTACTGTATGTTCCATCTTGAAGGTTCGTATGGTCGACTTTGTAAAAGAAGTAGTGCCTTTGCTACTCGCTTTATTGTCGGTGTTGATGTTGCTGACTTTCTCTGAAAGTTTAGTGATGTTTTTGCCGAATTTACTTTAA
- a CDS encoding glycerophosphodiester phosphodiesterase family protein has translation MITGHRGAASLAPENTLVSIEQAAKAGAGWVEIDAQLSADGIPMVFHDKTVNRCTNGTGNIADLDLSALQALDAGSWFGSEFVGTSIPTLSEALDKCLELGLTLNLEIKIYDNKAIKPLVTQVIALIKHKNFPSEKLLISSFKKEALSLCQELMPEVRRGFICEVWNDFSLESLQKLDLYSIHIDHRILDEQTAKTIKASGAVLKIWTLNDPLLASKYLNLGVDNIITDVPNKF, from the coding sequence ATGATTACAGGCCACCGCGGTGCCGCTTCTTTAGCACCAGAAAATACATTAGTCAGTATTGAGCAAGCAGCGAAAGCAGGTGCAGGCTGGGTTGAAATTGATGCCCAACTCAGTGCCGACGGTATCCCTATGGTTTTTCATGATAAAACGGTGAACCGCTGTACTAATGGGACTGGGAATATTGCAGACTTAGATCTCTCTGCACTCCAGGCTTTAGATGCTGGAAGTTGGTTTGGTAGTGAGTTTGTAGGAACCTCGATTCCGACGTTAAGTGAAGCGCTAGACAAGTGCCTAGAACTCGGTCTGACTCTCAATCTTGAGATCAAGATATATGACAATAAGGCGATCAAACCCTTAGTTACCCAAGTTATTGCGCTGATAAAGCACAAGAACTTTCCTAGCGAGAAACTGCTCATCTCAAGCTTTAAAAAGGAAGCGTTAAGTCTTTGCCAAGAGTTGATGCCTGAAGTTAGACGAGGGTTTATCTGCGAAGTATGGAATGATTTCAGCCTTGAATCACTCCAGAAACTCGACCTATACAGCATTCACATTGACCACCGAATACTTGATGAACAGACCGCAAAAACAATCAAAGCTTCAGGTGCAGTACTTAAAATATGGACACTAAACGACCCACTGCTGGCGAGTAAATACCTCAACCTAGGTGTTGATAACATCATTACCGACGTACCAAACAAATTTTAG
- a CDS encoding C4-dicarboxylate TRAP transporter substrate-binding protein yields MKKLLGTVIMAATLLVGCGEADKAGAEAKDEPININMSLVFTQNELLTQELIKATDKIRERTEGSVNIKVFPGGQLPVYKDNLEQVVNGANWIAVEDLTYLGDYVPDFAALAGPMLYNTYDEYLAMMDTEFVAGLKAKAEEKGIKVLNADYMFGFRHMITNKEIVNSEDMKGMRIRVPQSQLFISTLSAMGAAPASLPFPETYAGVQQGVVDGLEGSILTMYSTKIYEVAKNMSLTKHFLGTVGIYISPTLWDKFTPEQQQIINEELEAGAESNTAELVKLDVEYTQKLEELGVKFNEVNSDEFNELTADVYNQFPTWSEGIHATIMKELETIRAAQ; encoded by the coding sequence ATGAAAAAGCTATTAGGTACAGTAATTATGGCGGCAACGTTACTTGTTGGTTGTGGTGAAGCTGACAAGGCTGGAGCGGAAGCTAAAGACGAGCCGATTAATATCAACATGAGCCTTGTGTTCACTCAAAACGAGTTGTTAACCCAAGAGCTCATCAAGGCGACTGACAAAATACGCGAAAGAACAGAAGGTTCGGTAAATATTAAAGTTTTTCCTGGTGGTCAGTTACCGGTTTATAAAGACAACTTGGAGCAAGTCGTTAACGGTGCAAACTGGATTGCCGTTGAGGATTTGACCTATCTGGGCGATTACGTACCAGACTTCGCTGCACTGGCAGGCCCAATGTTATACAACACGTATGATGAATATTTGGCGATGATGGATACGGAATTTGTCGCGGGCTTGAAGGCTAAAGCTGAAGAAAAAGGCATTAAAGTATTGAATGCAGACTATATGTTTGGGTTCCGTCACATGATCACCAATAAAGAGATTGTGAATTCTGAAGACATGAAAGGGATGCGTATCCGTGTTCCACAAAGTCAGTTGTTCATCAGCACACTTTCAGCAATGGGTGCGGCTCCAGCTTCTCTGCCATTCCCAGAAACTTATGCCGGTGTTCAACAAGGTGTTGTTGACGGCCTTGAAGGTTCGATTTTGACGATGTACTCAACCAAAATCTACGAAGTAGCAAAGAACATGTCTTTGACTAAACACTTCCTAGGCACGGTTGGTATCTACATTTCACCGACACTTTGGGACAAATTTACGCCAGAGCAACAGCAAATCATCAATGAAGAGCTAGAAGCAGGCGCTGAATCTAATACTGCAGAGCTGGTTAAGCTTGATGTTGAATACACTCAAAAACTCGAAGAGCTAGGCGTTAAGTTTAATGAAGTTAACTCGGATGAGTTCAATGAGTTGACAGCGGACGTATATAACCAGTTCCCAACATGGAGCGAAGGTATACACGCAACGATTATGAAAGAATTGGAAACGATTCGAGCTGCACAGTAA
- a CDS encoding DHH family phosphoesterase encodes MANLKFESFLERLKGDKRIIIQAHDFPDHDAISSAYALAYLLKKKGLCPFITFHGYIDRVSLRNLIDWIDIPIYEPKDLKLQPDDKIIVVDGCIGEKNVIDFPGIEVGVIDHHQVKAPDFVWYSDIRSNYGSTATIMVEYYRYFSLPMPQNIATALLVGLSFDTANFTRGVGNADLKALLYLQAKANNDMVNKICRNQVEFHELKLFYSMLDSLRREKNAAFAVLPEGCPKNMLGVLGDFLLSVDELDIVVLSARNKEKTFISLRSECSKNNVAKIVRRAINEKGIGFGGGHPHMAGGIINKQFEFSNELACVYDLIRPSLMLDA; translated from the coding sequence ATGGCAAATTTAAAGTTCGAAAGCTTTCTAGAGCGGCTTAAGGGTGATAAGAGAATCATTATCCAAGCTCATGACTTCCCTGACCATGATGCGATCTCTTCCGCATACGCTCTGGCATATTTATTAAAAAAGAAAGGGTTGTGCCCGTTTATTACGTTTCATGGTTACATAGATAGAGTGTCACTCAGAAACTTAATCGATTGGATAGATATCCCAATCTACGAGCCAAAAGATTTAAAATTGCAACCGGATGATAAGATTATTGTTGTTGATGGTTGTATTGGTGAGAAAAATGTTATCGACTTTCCTGGGATAGAAGTGGGAGTGATAGATCACCATCAAGTGAAAGCGCCTGATTTTGTATGGTATTCCGATATACGCTCAAACTACGGTTCAACTGCAACCATTATGGTTGAATATTACCGCTATTTTTCTTTGCCGATGCCACAGAATATCGCAACAGCACTACTGGTTGGTTTGAGCTTTGATACCGCAAATTTTACCCGAGGGGTAGGAAATGCTGATCTAAAAGCACTGTTGTATCTTCAGGCTAAGGCCAACAATGATATGGTTAACAAAATTTGTCGTAATCAAGTAGAGTTTCACGAATTAAAACTTTTCTATTCAATGCTCGATAGCTTACGTCGTGAAAAAAATGCAGCATTTGCTGTTCTCCCAGAAGGTTGTCCTAAAAATATGCTCGGTGTATTAGGAGACTTCCTGTTAAGCGTTGATGAGCTCGATATCGTTGTACTCTCAGCGAGGAACAAAGAGAAAACATTTATTTCTCTTCGTTCAGAATGTTCTAAAAACAATGTAGCGAAGATAGTTAGAAGGGCTATAAACGAAAAAGGGATCGGTTTTGGTGGCGGACACCCTCATATGGCGGGCGGCATCATCAACAAACAGTTTGAATTCAGTAATGAACTTGCTTGTGTTTATGACCTGATTCGACCGAGTCTAATGCTTGATGCTTAA
- a CDS encoding LPP20 family lipoprotein, whose translation MKKLIIATSLVTALVGCQSNNNTLEQAQNFASCTFPDAPTVEAPGWICDVVPTDVAIGATGYAKKSAAGMSVMRKIAVNDARVNLAAEFETDVSNLFQSATDGAVSTSAGEGVTLVTENVQEAFENITKSVVSKRLTNSRILVSQASPAGGLYVLVGMDQAAYDANMNKIIDEVGGEDSALWNQFNDDKAAADLAAVFDSLKK comes from the coding sequence ATGAAAAAACTAATTATTGCAACGTCACTAGTTACAGCTCTAGTTGGCTGCCAAAGCAACAACAATACACTAGAGCAAGCTCAAAATTTTGCGTCATGTACGTTCCCAGATGCACCGACTGTCGAAGCCCCTGGTTGGATCTGTGATGTGGTTCCTACAGATGTAGCGATTGGTGCAACAGGTTATGCGAAGAAAAGCGCAGCAGGTATGAGCGTTATGCGCAAAATTGCTGTGAATGATGCTCGTGTAAACCTTGCCGCGGAATTTGAAACAGATGTGAGTAACCTATTTCAATCTGCTACCGACGGTGCTGTCTCAACATCTGCTGGGGAAGGCGTAACGCTAGTAACTGAGAATGTTCAAGAGGCATTTGAAAACATTACTAAATCGGTAGTGAGTAAAAGACTTACAAATAGCCGAATATTGGTAAGCCAAGCAAGCCCTGCAGGCGGTCTTTATGTATTAGTTGGCATGGACCAAGCTGCTTATGATGCAAATATGAATAAAATTATCGACGAAGTAGGTGGTGAAGATTCTGCTCTTTGGAATCAATTCAACGACGATAAGGCAGCCGCAGATCTTGCTGCCGTATTCGATTCTTTGAAAAAATAA